The Vibrio metoecus sequence CCCGGCGAGACAAAATTCATCATACACAGGAGTGACTAGGAGCAGAAACCAAAGCCGAATAATCCGTGACTTCGATATCATGCATAATCAACATTTGTATTAATTGTGAACTGGTTAGAATTCGTAGTTCTTCTTCCCTTTGCTTTGCATAACCACTGCACTGTTCCAATAAAGCATCAACATAAGCTGGGTGGCACATAATCTCCACAAGCTCGAAACGATTTTTTAGCTCAAGTAAATGATTGACCAAGCGCTCGATACCCAAACGTTCATCGTAGAAAAAATCGCTAAAGCGATAACGACACCCAAACTCTTCTTCACTTGCAAGCCCCACAGCCCGCAGTGGCACTTGGTATTTTTGCGCCACTTCATAAATGATAGGGGCAAATTGTGGATGCGTATGGGCGTGGTGATGACTATCCAGATGACTTAAAGTAAGCCCGAGCTTCAGAAAATGTTCGACCTGAGCGATAGCTTCATGGTAGATCGCTTCAGGTTGATAGTCTCTACGCTGCCAAAAATCACGGTAGGCGGTACAGACGCCATGTTCATCAGTTAAGTTTCTTTCCCCCGTTAAAGGGCGCCCTGTCGTAAATCTCAGATGAAGGCCAATTTTTAATTCAGGAAACTGTTTAGCCAGTTCAACAGCATGCCGTTCCGCAGCCATGCCTACCATCAAGGTTGTTGATTTCACGACCCCATCACGATGTGCTTTGACGATGCCTTCATTCACTCCTGGCGTCAGCCCAAAGTCATCGGCGTTAAAAATTACCTTCATCTCGAGATTCACCTTAAGCAAAGTTACAACGACGTCAGTTTAAACTGAGGTAAGTAAGCTGCATTTTCACGCAGAATATCATCCAAAATCGCTTTGGCTCGACCAATATCGGGGACGAGAGGGTTATTCGTTAGAGCCATTAATGCGAGGTGGTAATCACCATGCACCGCTGCTTCGATTGCAAGCTGTTCATAGGCTTTTACTTGATGTAGCAAACCACTGATTTTCGGTGAAAGCTCTCCGACAACAATGGGTTTTGCCCCCCAACTTCCCACCACAGCACTACACTCAATGACCGCATCGTGCGGCAATGAACTGATCGCTCCATTATTCAGAACATTGACAACATGAATACCATTACGATTATTGTAAATGGCATCCACTAGATTTAAGGATGCATCCGAATAATATGCGCCACCACGGGCTTCCAACTCTTTAGGCTTATGGTCTAAATTGGGGTCTTGATAAAGCTCAAATAACGCTTTCTCGGTTGCCATAACCTGCTCAGCACGAGTCCCTTTCTCTTTCGCACTTTGCTGCTCCTCAGCAAGCATGGCATCGGTTTGATAGAAGTAACGATGGTATGGACAAGGTATCGCACCGAGTGCTTTTAAAAACTCAGGATCCCACGGTTCCTCCCAGATATTTTTCATACTGAAATTGGCACCATCACCGACTTTCTCCAATACAGTTTGGGTAATATTTTCTCCATCAAGCCATGCTTGATGAACCCAAACCAAATGGTTCAAACCTGCAAACTCAAGCTGCAACGCTTTCGGGTCGCACTCCATCATTTCCGCGATCATCATCTGCATAGAAACAGGAACATTACATAATCCTATGCTTTTGACTGTAGAATACTTACTGACGGCTTCAGAAACCAAACCAGCAGGATTGGTAAAATTCAGCATCCAAGCGTTGGGGGCGAGCTCTTCAATATCTCGGCAAATATCCAATATGACGGGAATCGTTCTAAGTGCTTTAGCAAAACCACCAGGCCCTGTGGTTTCTTGCCCAATCACATCATATTTCAATGGAATACGTTCATCACTCGCTCTTGCTGCGAGTCCTCCAACACGAAACTGAGTCATGATAAAATCCGCATCGGCAATCGCCTCTCGACGATCAAATCCCGCTTTAATTTCGATGTCAGCCCCAACCTTGTCGACCATTCTTTGGGCGAGTTCACGAATGATATGTAGCTTTTCTGCCCCTGCTTCAATATCGACAAAGTGCAATTGTTTGACTGGTAGAAACTCTAATCTTTTAAGAACACCCTCAACCAACTCGGGGGTATAACTGCTCCCCCCACCGATGATCGCCAGCTTTAATGCATTTCGAGACATTTCGTTCCCTCACTCGCTAGCTGTTTGTGTAAGGCCACCATCTCTGTTGCCATTTCTTGCGCAAGTATTGTGGTCATTAAGTGATCTTGAGCATGCACCATCACTAAGGTCATAGATACTTTGCCTTCACCTTGGTCCTCTTCAATCAATTGGGTTTGAATGAGGTGGGCTTTATTTAAGCACTCTTTGGCTTGACGCAATTTATCTTCTGCCAAATCAAAGGATTTTGTTCGCGACAAACGCAATGCCTCATAGCACAGACTTCTCGCTTCACCTGCATTGCAGATGATTTCCATCACGACCATTTCTTGTTCCATATTTCTCTCCCTAGGCTAAGGCCACCCAATAGGAGCAGCCTTAGCCAATACAGTTATGCTGTCACACCTTGCCCGCTAGGTTCAGCGACTTTAGCCTTCATCTCTGCAGGTTGCTCTTGTTCAAGCACTTGTTTTTCAAACATTTTGAAGAACGGCAAGTAGATAAATAGATCAAGAATAAGCAAACCTATAACCAGCAACACAGGAGTCAATGTCCAACCACTTCCCCAAGATGCACCGATAATTGCCGGCGTGGTCCAAGGTGTCGTCGCAACCCCCATTCCAACAAAACCAAGCTGGATAGCGAAATAAGAGATCGTAGCGTTGATCACCGGGGCAAAAACAAATGGCAGGAACAAAATTGGGTTCATAACCACAGGGCTACCAAAAATGACCGGTTCGTTGATTTGAAAAAATCCAGGAACCGCACTCATTCGACCGATACTTTTCAGATGCGCAGAACGGCTGAATGACATCAGAATAACGAGCGCGAGTGTTGCCCCAGAACCACCAATGAAAATATAAAAATCCCAGAATGGTTGAGTAAAAATATTCGGCACAGGCTGGCCAGTAACAAACGCATCGATATTGGCACTAATGTTGGTTAAGAAGATAGGAGACAGTAAGCCCACCACAATCGCAGCGCCATGAATCCCTGCAAACCAGAGCAACTGACACACCAACAATGCACCAATGATGGCTGGCAAAGTATTCGAAGCACTGATCAAAGGCTTAAACATCGCCATAACAGCATCAGGGATCAACATGCCATATTCGGCTTGTACAAAAAGGCTCAGTGGATAAAGCGTCACAAAAATTGCTAGGACAGGCAACAAAACTTCAAATGAGCGAGCAATCGCCGGTGGCACCTGCTCAGGCATACGAATGGTGATGTTATGTTTTTTCATAAAGCGGTACAGTTCCACCGCAAAAAAAGCACACATCACCGCAGTGAAGATCCCTGTTCCCCCCATGTGAGCCATAGATAGCGTGTCATCTTTAGCGGGAGCAGCCACCAACAAAAAGCTCATTAATGACAACACCGCACTCGTGATGCCGTCCATTTTGTAGGCTTTCGCTAGGCTGTATGCCACACCCAATGAAACAAATATCGTCATGATTCCCATAGACATATTAAAGGGCATCATGATCATATCGAAATGGGTTGTAGCAAAATCTAACCACACTCGACCAAAGGTGTTCGTGGTATCTTCAGCAAAAGGAGGAAAAGCAAAAATTAAAATAAAACTACCCACAATAATAAATGGCATCGCCACAATAAAGCCGTCACGCATCGCTCTCACATGGGGCTGATTCCCCACCTTTGCCGCGATGGGCGCTATATGCTTCTCTACGATTCCAATTATCGCATCATAAAGCTTCATAGAATTCACCTTATATTTAGATAAAGAGTTACCCCATCCTCATTTAATCAATGAGGATTGAGTGGAAATATTTTCTGTTAAAGAAATATTTAGTTAATTAAATCTAATGCTTGCTGAAGAACTTCATCACCTTTCATCATGCCGTAAGCTTGAGGTGAGATGGCAGCAATACTTTTACCGTATTCGTTAGCTGTCTTGCGTAACTCTTCTAACTGAAAACGAACTTGTGGCCCCAGTAAACAGACATCGTATTCTTGAATTGCGTCTTCAAACGCATTGACTGACAGTGCATCAATCTTACAATCAATACCTTTAATTTCAGCAGCTTGCTGCATTTTTTTAACTAACATGCTGGTAGACATGCCAGCACTACAACAGAGTAGGATTTTTTTCATGCTCAAACTTCCCTTGTTCAAATATCGACCTAAAAACTGTAGCAAATTAAATTCACATTAAAAAGCGCAACCGGTTGCGTTATTCGTGAACAAAATCCCATTTCGGATAGTTAACGCTATTTTTATCGATGTACTTCTGGATAGGATGATCAGAGAAAATAAATAAGTCTCACTGGTAGACTTGTTATTTCTATCAATATAAACACTAACAACGTCACCCTGAATTTCTTATTTAAACAAATGGAAATGAATATGAAATTAAAAAAACTGGCTTTATTCACTGCAATGGCTTTTGCCATTTCAGCCCCTGCACTGGCCTCCGGCACACCTAAAGGTACGATTTATCTGACTTTTGATGACGGTCCGATCAACGCTTCGATCGAAGTGATAAAAGTATTGAACCAAGGTGGTGTTAAAGCGACGTTTTATGTTAATGCTTGGCACCTAGATGGCATCGGTGATGAAAATGAAGATCGTGCTCTAGAGGCGCTCAAATTTGCACTGGATTCAGGCCACATTGTCGGCAACCACAGCTACGATCATATGATTCACAATTGTGTAGAAGAGTTTGGTCCAACCAGCGGCGCAGACTGTAATGTTACGGGCAATCATCAAATCAACTCTTATCAAGATCCTGTTCATGATGCGGCCACTTTCGAGCAAAACCTGATCACGCTGGAGAAACATCTGCCAACCATTCGTAGTTATCCGAATTACAAAGGTAATGAACTCGCTCGCCTCCCTTACACCAACGGTTGGCGGGTTACAAAGCATTTTCAAGCCGATGGTTTATGCGCCACATCAGACAATTTAAAACCTTGGGAGCCGGGTTATGTTTGCGATCCAGCTAACCCGTCGAATAGTGTAAAAGCCTCGATTGAGGTACAAAACCTTCTTGCCAATCAAGGCTATCAATCTCATGGTTGGGATGTAGATTGGGCACCTGAAAACTGGGGCATCCCTATGCCGGCCAACAGCTTGACCGAAGCCGTACCCTTTTTACGTTATGTAGATAACGCCTTGAATAACTGCTCACCCGCGACCATCGAACCAATTAACTCAAAAGCTCAAGAATTTCCCTGTGGTACCTCACTTCACGCAGATAAAGTCATTGTGCTAACACACGAGTTTCTATTTGAAGACGGGAAACGGGGCATGGGGGCAGCGCAAAACTTACCGAAGCTTGCGGAGTTCATCCGCATCGCCAAAGAAGCCGGCTATGTCTTTGATACTATCGATAACTACACTCCGCTTTGGAGCGTTGGCAAAACGTATCAATCCGGAGAGTATGTTTTACATCATGGTGTCGTGTACAAAGCGGTGACGACTCACACCGCGCAAGAAGACTGGGCACCGTCTTCGACTTCAAGTTTATGGATCAACGCAGATCCATCGACAAACTGGGCTCTCAATGTTTCTTATGAACAAGGAGACGTCGTCAACTATAAAGGTAAGCGCTATTTAGTTAGTGTCCCTCATGTTTCTCAACAAGACTGGACACCAGACACTCAGAACACCTTATTCACAGCTTTATAAAAAGCTGCTCCTATCTATCGCAAGGTAGCTTGCGCGGAGAATCCTCCGCGCTTTTTTTGTGAACATATAGAACCTTTGAGCCGCCATCCAGTTATCTGAGGAGAGCTTTTCTTAACGATGATTCAATATTTTCGTTTGCTCTGTGAATTCAGGTTCTGTTTTTAATCCTTTCCACAGACTGACACACATCAACAATAAGATGACGGTAAAGGGTAACGCGGTTGAAATCACCCCTGCTTGCAGAGCTTGTACGGCCTCAGTTCCACCAATCCATAACAAGGCAATCGCAACCGCCCCTTCTAATACGGCCCAGAAGATACGTTGCAACACCGGAGAATCCAATTTACCTCCCGATGTAATACTGTCGATCACCAGTGACC is a genomic window containing:
- the chbG gene encoding chitin disaccharide deacetylase; the protein is MKVIFNADDFGLTPGVNEGIVKAHRDGVVKSTTLMVGMAAERHAVELAKQFPELKIGLHLRFTTGRPLTGERNLTDEHGVCTAYRDFWQRRDYQPEAIYHEAIAQVEHFLKLGLTLSHLDSHHHAHTHPQFAPIIYEVAQKYQVPLRAVGLASEEEFGCRYRFSDFFYDERLGIERLVNHLLELKNRFELVEIMCHPAYVDALLEQCSGYAKQREEELRILTSSQLIQMLIMHDIEVTDYSALVSAPSHSCV
- a CDS encoding 6-phospho-beta-glucosidase; translation: MSRNALKLAIIGGGSSYTPELVEGVLKRLEFLPVKQLHFVDIEAGAEKLHIIRELAQRMVDKVGADIEIKAGFDRREAIADADFIMTQFRVGGLAARASDERIPLKYDVIGQETTGPGGFAKALRTIPVILDICRDIEELAPNAWMLNFTNPAGLVSEAVSKYSTVKSIGLCNVPVSMQMMIAEMMECDPKALQLEFAGLNHLVWVHQAWLDGENITQTVLEKVGDGANFSMKNIWEEPWDPEFLKALGAIPCPYHRYFYQTDAMLAEEQQSAKEKGTRAEQVMATEKALFELYQDPNLDHKPKELEARGGAYYSDASLNLVDAIYNNRNGIHVVNVLNNGAISSLPHDAVIECSAVVGSWGAKPIVVGELSPKISGLLHQVKAYEQLAIEAAVHGDYHLALMALTNNPLVPDIGRAKAILDDILRENAAYLPQFKLTSL
- a CDS encoding PTS lactose/cellobiose transporter subunit IIA, whose amino-acid sequence is MEQEMVVMEIICNAGEARSLCYEALRLSRTKSFDLAEDKLRQAKECLNKAHLIQTQLIEEDQGEGKVSMTLVMVHAQDHLMTTILAQEMATEMVALHKQLASEGTKCLEMH
- a CDS encoding PTS sugar transporter subunit IIC — protein: MKLYDAIIGIVEKHIAPIAAKVGNQPHVRAMRDGFIVAMPFIIVGSFILIFAFPPFAEDTTNTFGRVWLDFATTHFDMIMMPFNMSMGIMTIFVSLGVAYSLAKAYKMDGITSAVLSLMSFLLVAAPAKDDTLSMAHMGGTGIFTAVMCAFFAVELYRFMKKHNITIRMPEQVPPAIARSFEVLLPVLAIFVTLYPLSLFVQAEYGMLIPDAVMAMFKPLISASNTLPAIIGALLVCQLLWFAGIHGAAIVVGLLSPIFLTNISANIDAFVTGQPVPNIFTQPFWDFYIFIGGSGATLALVILMSFSRSAHLKSIGRMSAVPGFFQINEPVIFGSPVVMNPILFLPFVFAPVINATISYFAIQLGFVGMGVATTPWTTPAIIGASWGSGWTLTPVLLVIGLLILDLFIYLPFFKMFEKQVLEQEQPAEMKAKVAEPSGQGVTA
- a CDS encoding PTS sugar transporter subunit IIB — its product is MKKILLCCSAGMSTSMLVKKMQQAAEIKGIDCKIDALSVNAFEDAIQEYDVCLLGPQVRFQLEELRKTANEYGKSIAAISPQAYGMMKGDEVLQQALDLIN
- the cod gene encoding chitin oligosaccharide deacetylase, with amino-acid sequence MEMNMKLKKLALFTAMAFAISAPALASGTPKGTIYLTFDDGPINASIEVIKVLNQGGVKATFYVNAWHLDGIGDENEDRALEALKFALDSGHIVGNHSYDHMIHNCVEEFGPTSGADCNVTGNHQINSYQDPVHDAATFEQNLITLEKHLPTIRSYPNYKGNELARLPYTNGWRVTKHFQADGLCATSDNLKPWEPGYVCDPANPSNSVKASIEVQNLLANQGYQSHGWDVDWAPENWGIPMPANSLTEAVPFLRYVDNALNNCSPATIEPINSKAQEFPCGTSLHADKVIVLTHEFLFEDGKRGMGAAQNLPKLAEFIRIAKEAGYVFDTIDNYTPLWSVGKTYQSGEYVLHHGVVYKAVTTHTAQEDWAPSSTSSLWINADPSTNWALNVSYEQGDVVNYKGKRYLVSVPHVSQQDWTPDTQNTLFTAL